TTTCAATTCATCTGATAAAGCATTTAAATAGGGTCTTAATCCTGTACCTCGATACCATTCGAGAATATCCATATGAGATGTTAACCTGTGATAATAGGTGGTTTCCCACATGGAAAAATTTGCTGAAATCTCTGAAAGCAAATCAAAATATTCGTTCTGGGTCAAATTATAAAAAATTCGAGGATTGCCGAATTTCGGTTTCCATTTTTCGTTCGTTGAGATCTCTCGGATGATTTGATGAATGGGTGATTGATAATTCATTGGGGTTTGTACGGCAAGTACGCCACCTGTTTTCAATAACTTAATCATATTCCTTAAAAGTTGATTATGATTAGGTATCCACTGAATACAAGCATTTGAAAAAATAATATCAAAATCATTATCGATTATTGACAAATCGGTACTTACATCACAAATTTTAAAATCAAGATTAGGGTAATTTTTTTTTGCCGTTTCAATCATATCTGAGGACTTATCAATACCAAGGATATATGCATTAGGAAACCTTTCGGCTAAAATCCGGGTACTATTCCCCGGACCACAGCCAATATCAATAATTTTTTGCGGCGAATCAATATCAATACGAGTAACTAAATCAATTGATGGTTGCGTTCGTTCATTTTCAAACTTTAAATATTGTGTAGGATTCCACTCACTCATACTATTTCCTCCCGTTTTTGTTTATATAAATTACAGCACTCTTACCAGACGTTTATTTACTTCATTCTCCGTAAGCATGTCGGGCGATAGTAATCGGTTTTTTCCAGGTCTTTACGAAAGGCTTTATGCTGTCGACGATGATCGATGTTCTAAATACGGTTCCGTCGAGAATGGATCTAATGGTAGCGTTAGGGCTCTTCCACATTTGTTTGAGGTTATATTCTTGAACCCGTTCAGCATTAGGTGTAATAGTAGCACATTTGACACCAACTCCGTATTTTTTAATAGCCAGAGCGGCAGTTTCTGTAATTTTGTCATCGGTTTGATCTCTATACTCTAAACCAAGATCATAATATTCGGTCTTTAATTCTATAT
This Veillonellales bacterium DNA region includes the following protein-coding sequences:
- a CDS encoding methyltransferase domain-containing protein; translation: MSEWNPTQYLKFENERTQPSIDLVTRIDIDSPQKIIDIGCGPGNSTRILAERFPNAYILGIDKSSDMIETAKKNYPNLDFKICDVSTDLSIIDNDFDIIFSNACIQWIPNHNQLLRNMIKLLKTGGVLAVQTPMNYQSPIHQIIREISTNEKWKPKFGNPRIFYNLTQNEYFDLLSEISANFSMWETTYYHRLTSHMDILEWYRGTGLRPYLNALSDELKKAFEQDIFNRVIKEYPLQRNGNIIFRFPRLFFIATAQERPKESNY